One Deferribacterota bacterium genomic region harbors:
- the rpmH gene encoding 50S ribosomal protein L34 — protein MAQGLTLKNRTNLKQKRRHGFRARMKTSSGRNIIKRRRAKGRKKLSI, from the coding sequence ATGGCGCAGGGATTAACATTGAAGAACAGGACAAATCTAAAGCAAAAAAGAAGACATGGCTTTAGAGCTAGAATGAAAACTAGTTCAGGAAGAAATATTATAAAGAGAAGACGTGCAAAGGGCAGAAAAAAACTTTCTATATAG
- the rnpA gene encoding ribonuclease P protein component, whose product MQFSLKKSETIKNKNTFNELFKNGNKLIGKYVILYYKKAEKRRVAFIVSKRIAKLAVKRNKVKRLLREAYRLHKHIIENDLEMLIIARHSTLNTAYNDIAYEVKDLFNKINNISY is encoded by the coding sequence ATGCAGTTTTCGTTAAAAAAAAGTGAAACCATAAAAAACAAGAATACCTTTAATGAGTTGTTTAAAAATGGCAATAAACTAATAGGAAAATATGTCATTTTATACTATAAAAAAGCAGAAAAAAGAAGGGTTGCCTTTATAGTTAGTAAGAGAATAGCTAAACTAGCAGTTAAGAGAAACAAGGTAAAGAGACTATTAAGAGAGGCCTATAGGCTTCATAAACATATAATAGAAAATGATCTAGAAATGTTAATTATTGCTAGACATAGTACACTAAATACTGCTTATAATGATATTGCATATGAAGTTAAAGATTTGTTTAATAAAATTAATAATATTTCATATTAA
- the yidC gene encoding membrane protein insertase YidC has translation MEKRTIIAVVLSLLVLILFQIFYSPDNITPTKDTINNKTNKNNTNAYEPETKKIARPTKTYEIKQADLLHINNKHLRLAINKETGFINSIEIFSYKDKLVEPVVFKSKYKDYISHNNFGTPSIENITKAKNITSIDLIYKNSNILIKRTYSIKNNDFIIKVEDSIINNSNITKKLDYNINVGPGLGEGFDESKFIFSGLIAYNGKKLFKEKEDDIEDNIEITNPLWFGFTSKYFLLSIIDGTYNKAVMDKYKDSAILEAKKIIDINPNSQKNIKYKIYVGPKEYNLLKSLGLNLEKSVDFGIFFFLAIPFLQVLIYFNNIFNNYGVAIILLTLILKLLTLPLNSMSMKSMKKMQKVQPEITKVRNKYKGDPQKMNAAVMELYRKHKVNPMSSCLPLLIQIPIFIALYRMLLVSIELKNSPFIWWITDLSQKDPLYITPILMGLSMFAQQKMTPSTADPTQQKIFMLMPIIFTFLFINFPSGLVIYWLVNNILTIIHQMYLNKKLE, from the coding sequence ATGGAAAAAAGAACAATTATAGCAGTAGTTTTAAGTTTGCTTGTACTAATATTATTTCAGATATTCTACAGTCCTGATAACATAACACCAACTAAAGACACTATAAATAATAAAACAAACAAAAATAACACAAATGCATATGAGCCAGAAACAAAAAAGATTGCTCGTCCCACAAAAACCTATGAAATAAAACAAGCAGATCTCCTACATATCAACAATAAGCACCTTAGATTAGCTATTAATAAAGAAACTGGCTTTATAAACAGCATAGAGATCTTTAGCTATAAAGATAAACTAGTTGAACCTGTTGTTTTCAAAAGTAAGTATAAAGATTATATCTCACATAATAACTTTGGAACCCCTTCAATTGAAAATATTACTAAAGCTAAAAATATAACAAGTATAGATTTAATATATAAAAATAGTAATATTCTTATAAAAAGAACTTATTCAATTAAAAATAATGATTTTATTATTAAGGTAGAAGATAGTATAATTAATAATTCAAATATAACAAAAAAACTAGATTACAATATTAATGTTGGACCAGGTCTTGGGGAAGGATTTGATGAGAGTAAATTTATTTTTAGTGGCCTCATAGCTTATAATGGAAAAAAATTATTCAAGGAAAAAGAAGATGATATAGAAGATAATATAGAGATAACAAATCCTCTGTGGTTTGGTTTTACATCAAAGTATTTTTTGCTATCAATTATCGACGGCACTTACAATAAAGCAGTAATGGATAAATATAAAGATTCTGCAATCTTAGAAGCAAAAAAAATAATAGATATTAACCCAAACAGTCAGAAAAATATCAAATATAAAATATATGTCGGTCCAAAGGAATACAACCTTCTCAAGTCTCTAGGTTTAAATCTAGAAAAAAGTGTTGATTTTGGAATATTTTTCTTTTTGGCGATACCGTTCTTACAAGTACTTATATATTTCAATAACATCTTTAATAATTATGGCGTTGCAATAATATTGCTCACATTAATCTTAAAATTATTAACACTCCCACTAAACAGCATGAGTATGAAGTCAATGAAAAAAATGCAAAAAGTTCAACCTGAGATCACTAAAGTTAGAAATAAATATAAGGGTGATCCTCAGAAAATGAATGCCGCTGTTATGGAGTTATACAGAAAGCATAAAGTCAACCCAATGAGCAGCTGTCTACCACTTTTAATACAAATACCAATATTTATAGCCCTATATAGGATGCTACTAGTATCAATTGAGCTTAAAAATTCACCTTTCATATGGTGGATTACCGATCTTTCTCAAAAAGACCCCCTATATATAACACCTATTTTAATGGGGCTTTCAATGTTTGCTCAACAAAAAATGACTCCCTCAACAGCTGATCCTACACAACAAAAAATCTTTATGCTCATGCCTATAATTTTTACTTTTTTATTCATCAATTTTCCATCAGGCCTTGTTATCTATTGGCTCGTTAACAATATATTAACAATTATACATCAAATGTATCTAAATAAAAAATTAGAATGA
- a CDS encoding Jag N-terminal domain-containing protein, with protein MKTFELEDTSVEEALNNFIVKSGYSRDFIVGYEIIDNGSKGFLGFGKKTTKIKITVDDEEFIKRKSKILLGEILKLMNIDDFAFETTMNKNEFIINILSKEANIIIGKNAQHLDAIQHILDKMLKNCDSKINVSVDVEGYRQKFLTNAKDKIDAKISYVLSTGRRQKLNPMVPILRKAVHDYIKSKRGVKSESSGEGLLKTIYIYPYKRNNRQYKNV; from the coding sequence ATGAAAACATTTGAATTAGAAGACACTTCTGTTGAAGAAGCTCTTAACAATTTTATTGTAAAAAGTGGTTATTCAAGAGATTTTATTGTAGGCTATGAAATTATAGATAATGGTAGCAAGGGTTTTTTAGGTTTTGGGAAAAAAACTACAAAGATAAAAATAACTGTTGATGATGAGGAGTTTATTAAAAGAAAATCTAAAATCCTATTAGGAGAAATTCTAAAGTTAATGAATATTGATGATTTTGCATTTGAGACTACAATGAATAAAAATGAATTTATTATAAATATCTTATCAAAAGAAGCTAATATTATAATAGGCAAAAATGCACAACATCTCGATGCAATTCAACACATTTTAGATAAAATGCTGAAGAATTGTGACTCAAAAATAAATGTCAGCGTTGATGTTGAAGGCTATAGACAAAAATTTTTGACAAATGCAAAAGATAAAATAGATGCAAAGATCAGCTATGTACTTTCTACTGGTAGAAGACAAAAATTAAATCCTATGGTCCCAATACTGAGAAAAGCTGTACATGATTATATAAAAAGCAAAAGAGGTGTTAAATCGGAAAGTAGTGGAGAAGGGCTATTAAAAACTATTTACATCTATCCATATAAGAGAAATAATAGGCAATACAAAAATGTTTAA
- a CDS encoding YHS domain-containing protein has protein sequence MFKLFTLIIISLVAYLYFKKRKGKKEIPDKTVDLVKDHVCGTYINKDTPYKVKYFDNIYYFCSEACQKKFIEEKKRENKSKQRED, from the coding sequence ATGTTTAAACTCTTTACATTAATCATAATATCATTAGTTGCTTACTTATACTTTAAAAAAAGAAAAGGTAAAAAAGAAATACCTGATAAAACAGTTGATTTAGTAAAAGATCATGTGTGCGGCACATATATTAATAAAGACACCCCTTATAAAGTAAAATATTTTGATAATATCTATTATTTCTGTTCTGAAGCATGCCAAAAAAAATTCATAGAAGAGAAAAAGAGAGAAAACAAGTCTAAGCAAAGGGAGGACTAA
- the fsa gene encoding fructose-6-phosphate aldolase, producing the protein MKIFLDTANINEIKKVKDIGLLDGVTTNPTLISKESGNFNDICKEICDIVKGPVSAEVVSTNAKDMIDEATKLSSISKHIVVKIPFTTDGLIATNELVQMGIPVNMTLIFSLTQALLACKAKATYLSPFVGRLDDIGSDGMELALQIKEMINTYKFNSEVIVASVRNINHVVLSINAGADIITMPPNIFWQMLKHPLTDIGIERFMQDWQRFIEKSR; encoded by the coding sequence ATGAAAATTTTTTTAGACACTGCAAATATCAATGAAATAAAAAAGGTTAAAGATATAGGCCTCTTAGATGGTGTTACAACTAATCCAACGCTAATATCCAAAGAATCTGGTAATTTTAATGATATTTGTAAAGAAATCTGTGATATTGTTAAAGGTCCGGTAAGTGCTGAGGTCGTATCAACTAATGCGAAGGATATGATAGATGAAGCAACAAAGCTATCCTCTATAAGTAAACATATAGTTGTTAAGATACCCTTTACAACAGATGGACTGATAGCAACAAATGAGCTTGTTCAAATGGGTATACCAGTAAATATGACACTAATTTTTTCACTAACCCAAGCACTTCTTGCATGTAAAGCAAAAGCTACATATTTAAGCCCCTTTGTTGGAAGGCTAGATGATATCGGCTCTGATGGTATGGAGCTTGCCTTGCAAATAAAGGAAATGATTAATACCTACAAATTTAACAGTGAGGTTATTGTTGCAAGTGTTAGAAATATAAACCACGTGGTTTTATCTATCAATGCAGGTGCAGACATAATTACTATGCCACCTAATATTTTTTGGCAGATGTTAAAACACCCCCTAACAGATATTGGAATAGAAAGATTTATGCAAGATTGGCAACGTTTTATAGAGAAGAGTAGATAG
- a CDS encoding glycosyltransferase family 39 protein, with translation MQYKHYVIIYLIFLTLYLFIGTGSAPLFETTEGRYAEISREMYVNKDYITPTFEGIKHFHKPPFSYWMMVSGMKIFGVNTFGLRFFGVIFSLITLITVYFLSKLFFDNDYFAFLSVVFSSSSLLFLIFSRVLATDIYLTAFATLSYYFLFRQIYHKKSSLNAYFLAFFLGLAFLTKGPVVFIFTLIPFYIIKVFSDSHKCVFNLKEISIGFIIFSIVAFPWYIIVTLKIPELLNYFVVDQIFHRLKDNKFNKDAPIYYFVPTFLITFFPYILYLIKGLVKRKNIPNRIYILYAYILIPFIILSLNRAKLITYILPFYSLASIIASFVYYKFKDKFINYFSYLILLMSNIFLLILFISIYGINNFNLTLYLIISFWALTILLAFLSTIRFKDYFAFNAACMLLIMMFFSYILCPYIGDQITGYKSMSSVINNLDSNRKYEVITYKCFIPSISFYRNKLNITAFYPKREIQFEDDSMYKKHYILDKKSLTKIIEKNEKVFIVTKPSHINNVVKLYNISCEKIAKQRIHSAYLCNKE, from the coding sequence GTGCAATACAAACACTATGTTATAATATATTTAATATTTCTAACATTATATCTTTTTATTGGAACAGGTAGTGCCCCCCTATTTGAAACAACAGAGGGTAGATATGCCGAAATCTCAAGGGAGATGTATGTTAATAAAGATTATATAACCCCGACCTTTGAGGGAATAAAGCACTTCCACAAACCACCATTCTCATATTGGATGATGGTTTCAGGAATGAAAATATTCGGTGTAAACACCTTTGGTTTAAGATTTTTTGGGGTGATCTTTTCTTTAATAACTCTCATTACTGTTTATTTTTTAAGTAAATTATTTTTTGATAATGATTATTTTGCTTTTTTATCAGTAGTATTCTCCTCGTCATCACTCTTATTTTTAATATTCTCAAGGGTACTTGCCACTGATATTTATCTAACAGCCTTTGCAACCCTCTCATATTATTTTCTATTTAGGCAGATCTACCATAAAAAAAGTAGTCTCAACGCATATTTTCTTGCTTTTTTTCTGGGCTTAGCCTTTCTAACTAAGGGGCCAGTTGTTTTTATATTTACACTTATTCCTTTTTATATAATCAAGGTTTTTAGTGATAGCCACAAGTGCGTTTTTAATCTAAAAGAAATTTCTATTGGTTTTATAATATTTAGTATTGTTGCTTTTCCATGGTATATAATAGTCACTCTAAAAATTCCTGAACTTTTAAACTATTTTGTTGTTGATCAAATATTTCACAGACTAAAGGATAACAAATTTAATAAAGATGCGCCTATATATTATTTTGTGCCCACCTTTTTAATAACCTTCTTCCCCTATATATTATATCTAATCAAAGGTCTTGTAAAAAGAAAGAACATCCCAAATAGAATCTATATATTATATGCATATATATTGATACCTTTTATTATACTTTCACTAAATCGCGCAAAACTAATAACCTATATATTACCCTTTTACAGCTTAGCTTCAATTATAGCATCTTTTGTATATTACAAATTTAAAGACAAATTTATCAATTATTTTTCTTATCTAATTCTTTTAATGTCAAATATCTTTTTATTAATATTATTTATTTCAATTTATGGTATTAACAATTTTAATTTAACACTTTATTTAATTATATCATTTTGGGCTTTAACTATATTATTAGCTTTTTTATCTACTATTAGATTTAAAGATTATTTTGCTTTTAATGCAGCTTGCATGCTTTTAATTATGATGTTTTTCTCATATATACTGTGCCCTTATATAGGCGATCAAATAACAGGATATAAGAGTATGTCATCAGTAATAAATAATTTAGATTCAAATAGGAAATATGAGGTTATCACCTATAAATGTTTTATACCTTCAATATCATTTTATAGAAATAAGCTAAATATCACAGCCTTTTATCCTAAAAGGGAGATACAGTTTGAGGATGATAGCATGTATAAAAAACATTATATATTAGACAAAAAAAGCTTAACAAAAATTATCGAGAAAAATGAAAAAGTCTTTATTGTTACAAAGCCCAGCCACATAAATAATGTTGTTAAGCTATATAATATCAGCTGTGAAAAGATAGCTAAACAAAGAATACACAGCGCTTATTTATGTAATAAAGAATAA
- the rpsU gene encoding 30S ribosomal protein S21, giving the protein MLAVNAIVKVRNNNVDGALKLLKKKIEREGLIKEIKRHTYYEKPTEIKRKKILKAKRKHQKLMRKLKQKQKYI; this is encoded by the coding sequence AAAGTAAGAAATAATAATGTTGATGGGGCATTAAAACTTTTAAAGAAAAAGATTGAAAGAGAAGGACTTATTAAAGAGATAAAAAGACATACTTATTATGAAAAACCTACTGAAATAAAAAGAAAAAAGATATTAAAGGCAAAAAGAAAACATCAGAAATTGATGCGCAAGCTTAAACAAAAGCAAAAATATATTTAA